Proteins co-encoded in one Montipora capricornis isolate CH-2021 chromosome 12, ASM3666992v2, whole genome shotgun sequence genomic window:
- the LOC138027904 gene encoding uncharacterized protein, which produces MAASRGADGKLWCELLSSDRYRDPEEFRVNSTSHHFSVQTQCASSSCQNGGTCVPDLKNKGFRCNCKIGFTGDNCEIAASCKALFEADKQDKFNTSVLTTLHVDSGLTSVLCHFGDFGCGAGGWTPVMKIDGNKQTFLYDSSFWSNKKSYNLPGGQTGFDIQETKLPTYWNTSFNKICLGMNISAPQHPNFVVINRSADSLYSLIADGQYRNVKLGLAEWKKLIGPQASLQTAACLIEGFNVRCSYTRWSKARIGVVRNDANECDYCDSRLGFGTGGQYDTTSSCGNEAQYGGDNGDKSIKAMGYILVQ; this is translated from the exons ATGGCTGCATCAAGAGGAGCTGATGGCAAGCTCTGGTGCGAGTTGCTGTCTTCTGATCGATACAGAGACCCCGAAGAATTTAGGGTCAACTCAACTTCACATCACTTCTCTGTTCAG ACACAATGTGCCTCCTCATCTTGCCAAAACGGAGGTACATGTGTACCAGACTTGAAAAATAAAGGTTTCCGCTGCAACTGTAAGATCGGCTTCACGGGAGATAACTGCGAAATAG cTGCCTCATGCAAAGCCCTGTTCGAAGCTGATAAGCAGGACAA ATTTAACACAAGCGTGCTTACCACACTTCACGTGGACTCCGGTCTAACTTCCGTTTTGTGTCACTTTGGAGATTTCGGATGCGGAGCTGGAGGATGGACACCGGTCATGAAGATCGATGGAAACAAG CAAACTTTCCTCTACGATTCGAGTTTTTGGAGCAACAAGAAATCCTACAACCTTCCTGGAGGACAGACTGGGTTCGACatacaagaaacaaagttaCCAACTTACTGGAACACATCCTTCAACAAGATCTGTCTCGGTATGAACATCTCTGCCCCACAACACCCAAATTTCGTTGTCATTAACAGATCGGCTGATTCTCTCTATTCGCTGATTGCCGATGGGCAATATCGCAACGTAAAACTTGGCCTGGCTGAATGGAAGAAGCTAATTGGTCCACAAGCCTCCTTACAAACTGCTGCTTGCCTAATAGAGGGTTTTAATGTTCGGTGTAGCTATACAAGATGGTCCAAAGCAAGAATTGGCGTTGTTCGTAACGACGCCAACGAGTGTGATTATTGTGACTCAAGGCTTGGCTTTGGCACTGGAGGTCAATACGACACCACCAGTTCGTGTGGAAACGAGGCCCAGTACGGAGGTGACAACGGTGACAAGAGTATCAAAGCTATGGGATATATTTTGGTGCAGTAA
- the LOC138025263 gene encoding uncharacterized protein, which yields MFLRVICYLLLFVFFPVIREGTRANGLNTWYHPDVRQDVFVKEDSHYLNVSRVGTHTVADDFDCTFECLNHPSCLSFNLAASRGADGKLWCELLSSDRHRDPDEFRANATSHHFSAKTQCAFSPCQNGGTCVPNVKNIIFRCDCKIGFTGYYCEIAAVSCKALFEADKQNKFNTSVLATLQLDSGLTSVLCHFGDFGCGAGAWTPVMKIDGNKQTLLYDSSFWSNKKSYNLPGGQTGFDTQETKLPTYWNTSFNKICLGMKISAAQYPNFVVINKRADSLYSLIADGQYRNVKLGLAEWKKLIGPLASLQTGACLIEGFNVMCSSTRNSKARIGVVRNNENKCDSCDSRLGFGTGGHPDTTNSCGNEAVASKNGDKHIKAMGYILVQ from the exons ATGTTCTTGCGTGTCATATGCTATTTGCTCCTCttcgttttttttcctgtgataCGAGAAGGAACTCGTGCGAATG GATTAAACACATGGTATCACCCCGATGTGCGACAAGATGTGTTCGTAAAAGAAGACTCGCATTATCTGAATGTGTCAAGAGTTGGTACACACACGGTTGCCGATGACTTTGACTGCACTTTTGAATGTCTGAATCATCCCTCTTGCCTGTCCTTCAACCTGGCTGCATCAAGAGGAGCTGATGGCAAGCTCTGGTGCGAGTTGCTGTCTTCTGATCGACACAGAGACCCCGACGAATTTAGGGCCAACGCAACTTCGCACCACTTCTCTGCTAAG ACCCAGTGTGCTTTTTCACCTTGCCAAAACGGAGGTACATGTGTACCAAAcgtcaaaaatataattttccgCTGCGACTGTAAGATCGGTTTTACGGGATATTACTGCGAAATAG cTGCTGTGTCATGCAAAGCCCTGTTCGAAGCTGACAAGCAGAACAA ATTTAACACAAGCGTACTTGCCACACTTCAATTGGACTCTGGGCTAACTTCCGTCTTGTGTCACTTTGGAGATTTCGGATGCGGAGCTGGAGCATGGACACCGGTAATGAAGATTGATGGAAACAAG CAAACTTTGCTTTACGATTCGAGTTTTTGGAGCAACAAGAAATCATACAACCTTCCTGGAGGACAGACTGGGTTCgacacacaagaaacaaagttaCCAACTTACTGGAACACATCCTTCAACAAGATCTGTCTCGGTATGAAGATCTCTGCCGCACAATACCCAAATTTCGTCGTCATTAACAAACGGGCTGATTCTCTCTATTCGCTGATTGCCGACGGGCAATATCGCAACGTAAAACTTGGCCTGGCTGAATGGAAGAAGCTAATTGGCCCACTGGCTTCCTTACAAACAGGTGCTTGTCTAATAGAGGGTTTTAATGTTATGTGTAGCTCTACCAGAAACTCCAAGGCAAGAATTGGCGTTGTTCGTAACAACGAGAACAAGTGCGATTCTTGTGACTCAAGACTCGGCTTTGGCACTGGAGGTCATCCCGACACCACCAATTCGTGTGGAAACGAGGCTGTGGCTAGTAAAAACGGTGACAAGCATATCAAAGCTATGGGATATATTTTGGTGCAGTAA